A genomic segment from Lutzomyia longipalpis isolate SR_M1_2022 chromosome 3, ASM2433408v1 encodes:
- the LOC129793561 gene encoding uncharacterized protein LOC129793561 translates to MDEDEGNALEEFSSELEEHLYSKIHHGQVESEAMREAPQKAAGVGQRGKNGRYFAASGKPPSWSKKFGNKKPILGIDKTPPVPRGKEPGGGGGGGQKFTPYQSFLESIKLCSQAVQKKNLRKNPVAFRKPEAVAETATPPKRDRAKKNRRKEKKKVQTIVLDSSEDEEKDDVVEIPVPPPPLVCLDSSDESTHEVAEMPKPQGGAGGKRRISPRGSSPSSSILSDDFIATQDRRRLAEAQNTLHVADEELRSVQQQTRGPQSAPKRARTHEKSPRNSPKAKLSDISTSDSEDFLPDADAVPQKCYQKRKSHPPSPKSKTTPYIHVGEAIPNAVTTPRAKRKSIDAALSTAHRSDEEFITILSSIANMDNSNSQAASQSDEDDVQLVRECPEVESGDIVINIGGNEETTDVPEAPKKSFWVDDGAQGEEEEVVEGEQEDVAVEGEQEEDEQQFDDDYPPFLLHGWNEEMRRFYEESWGGEKFSLQNIIRQMPDNNQWQINAKDLNFSRFHRTWREHQEMKLVCYMCGQSGHREPRCPNTLCLKCGNRAMVFGIACSKCSDWPSSTCEICHTKGHKADLCPDSWRRYHSTVEEKTPEEEKLIPNPRKFCSICAREGHLADSCPCPVRILEYPASPWEVTSYEGTYKVEEDTQNPKDPFHMHRGEQTKFTWSQSVKKSQFYGRFLTHCSIAPNEDGQEAPKKDIEEISDDAEEEAEPAEDEKNIETKIFLHRNFSKSLQSDRGKLVMKAMADEMSVEVDLRTSAHGILLKLRGEHQSVETFKQNLMAFLTSLTKRTAEEQQMDYMHFPRDRSKMLQFMRGKMRQLTTYIGNAPNLFHEMRRQENSKIGKLSNRQKMADRNRSMLNMILMGQAGLREGRMHLRALEADLAMLEKHHQDGEVPQAMRASIFLHFRYIFTPFRHRNYDELLKQFYSMKNTNKLPSIAIPRQTNHQRRNKPRYFKQNIAS, encoded by the exons ATGGATGAG GATGAAGGTAACGCACTGGAGGAGTTTTCAAGTGAACTCGAGGAGCATCTCTACTCCAAAATACACCATGGACAGGTTGAGAGTGAGGCTATGCGTGAGGCCCCGCAGAAGGCAGCCGGTGTGGGGCAGAGGGGGAAGAATGGACGGTATTTTGCTGCATCGGGAAAGCCACCGTCGTGGAGTAAGAAGTTTGGCAATAAAAAGCCAATTCTGGGGATTGATAAAACTCCCCCCGTGCCAAGGGGGAAGGAGCCAGGAGGAGGAGGTGGTGGAGGACAGAAATTTACGCCTTATCAATCATTCTTGGAGAGCATAAAGCTCTGCTCGCAGGCAgtgcagaagaagaatttgCGCAAGAATCCCGTGGCTTTCCGGAAGCCCGAAGCAGTGGCGGAGACGGCGACACCCCCAAAGAGGGATCGTGCGAAGAAGAATAGGaggaaggagaagaagaaagtcCAGACGATCGTACTGGATTCGAGTGAGGACGAGGAGAAGGATGATGTGGTGGAGATTCCGGTGCCACCGCCACCACTTGTCTGTCTCGACAGCTCAGACGAGTCCACGCACGAGGTGGCGGAGATGCCGAAGCCCCAGGGTGGGGCTGGTGGGAAGCGTAGGATCTCACCCCGGGGCTCCAGCCCTTCAAGCTCCATCCTATCGGATGACTTCATCGCAACGCAGGATCGTCGTCGTCTCGCTGAGGCTCAGAATACCTTGCACGTGGCCGATGAGGAGCTTCGGAGTGTGCAGCAGCAAACACGGGGGCCACAGAGCGCCCCGAAACGTGCCCGGACACATGAGAAATCCCCCCGGAATTCACCAAAAGCCAAACTTTCGGACATCTCGACGTCAGATTCGGAGGATTTCCTCCCGGATGCCGATGCTGTGCCACAGAAATGCTACCAAAAGCGCAAATCTCATCCTCCATCGCCGAAAAGCAAGACAACGCCGTATATTCACGTGGGCGAAGCAATCCCAAATGCTGTGACAACACCAAGGGCAAAGAGGAAGAGTATTGATGCCGCCCTGAGCACTGCTCATCGCTCTGACGAGGAATTTATCACAATTCTCAGCTCTATCGCTAATATGGACAATTCCAATTCCCAAGCTGCCTCGCAATCCGATGAGGATGACGTTCAATTAGTCCGGGAATGTCCGGAAGTTGAATCCGGGGATATTGTTATTAATATTGGCGGGAATGAGGAGACTACTGATGTTCCGGAGGCTCCAAAGAAGTCCTTTTGGGTGGATGATGGGGCACAGGGTGAGGAGGAAGAGGTGGTAGAAGGTGAACAAGAGGATGTTGCTGTGGAAGGAGAACAGGAGGAGGATGAGCAGCAATTTGACGATGACTACCCACCATTCCTCCTTCACGGATGGAATGAGGAGATGCGACGCTTCTACGAGGAATCCTGGGGAGGTGAAAAGTTTTCCCTTCAAAATATCATCAGACAAATGCCAG acAACAATCAATGGCAGATCAATGCGAAAGACCTGAATTTTAGTCGATTCCACCGGACATGGCGGGAGCATCAGGAGATGAAGCTCGTTTGCTACATGTGCGGGCAATCAGGTCACCGGGAGCCCCGATGTCCAAACACATTGTGCCTTAAG TGCGGTAATCGCGCAATGGTGTTCGGAATTGCGTGCTCCAAGTGCTCAGACTGGCCGTCGAGTACGTGCGAGATTTGCCATACAAAGGGTCACAAAGCTGACCTCTGTCCTGATTCATGGCGACGCTATCACTCAACGGTTGAAGAGAAGACTCCCGAAGAGGAGAAATTGATTccaaatccacgaaaattctgcTCAATTTGTGCCCGAGAAGGTCATCTGGCTGACTCGTGTCCGTGCCCTGTGAGGATCCTTGAATACCCGGCAAGCCCGTGGGAGGTTACTTCCTACGAGGGGACGTATAAAGTTGAGGAGGACACGCAGAATCCGAAGGATCCCTTCCACATGCATCGTGGGGAGCAAACAAAATTCACGTGGAGTCAGAGTGTGAAGAAATCCCAATTCTACGGACGCTTCCTCACTCACTGCAGCATTGCGCCCAATGAGGATGGGCAGGAAGCTCCGAAGAAGGATATCGAGGAAATCAGCGATGATGCTGAAGAAGAAGCAGAACCAGCGGAAGATgagaaaaacattgaaacaaaaatcttcCTTCATCGTAACTTCAGTAAGAGCCTCCAATCAGACCGGGGGAAGCTTGTGATGAAGGCTATGGCAGATGAGATGTCTGTGGAGGTGGATCTACGTACTTCCGCCCATGGGATCCTCCTCAAGCTCCGCGGGGAGCATCAAAGTGTCGAAACGTTTAAGCAGAACCTCATGGCCTTCCTCACATCCCTCACAAAGCGCACAGCGGAAGAGCAGCAAATGGACTACATGCACTTCCCACGAGATCGCAGCAAGATGCTGCAATTTATGCGCGGGAAGATGCGTCAACTCACCACCTACATTGGGAATGCCCCAAACTTATTCCACGAGATGCGCCGGCAGGAGAATTCAAAGATTGGCAAGCTCAGCAATAGGCAGAAGATGGCTGATCGCAATAGATCGATGCTGAATATGATTCTAATGGGACAGGCGGGACTACGTGAGGGTAGGATGCATCTCAGGGCACTTGAGGCTGATCTGGCAATGCTGGAGAAGCATCACCAGGATGGGGAAGTGCCACAGGCAATGCGAGCGAGCATCTTTCTTCACTTTAg ataCATTTTCACACCTTTCCGCCATCGTAATTATGATGAGCTCCTGAAGCAGTTCTATTCAATGAAGAATACCAACAAACTCCCCTCAATTGCCATTCCGCGCCAGACAAATCATCAGCGACGCAATAAACCGCGATATTTCAAACAAAACATCGCCTCATAA
- the LOC129793562 gene encoding opsin, ultraviolet-sensitive-like, translated as MEGNFTFLQPEARISAESTHLLAWNVPPKDLKQIPEHWLTYEEPEASLHYLLGLVYIMFTVAALTGNGLVLWVFGSAPSLRTPSNVFVVNLALCDFMMMLKAPIFIYNSFNRGFATGVLGCQIFAAMGSLSGIGAGMTNACIAYDRFNVITRPFHAKMTRLKAILIVLLVWGYTIPWTVLPLMELWGRFVPEGYLTSCSFDYLTDTFDNHLFVGAIFVCSYMIPMSMIIYFYSQIVSHVVNHEKTLREQARKMNVDSLRSNTTASNQTAEIRIAKAAITICFLFVASWTPYGVMALIGAFGDKRLLTPGVTMIPACCCKLVACIDPWIYAISHPKYRLELQRKLPWLAIHEKEISDSASVTSVATTEVTQNAEQVNTTTT; from the exons ATGGAGggaaattttacatttctaCAGCCAGAAGCGAG AATTTCCGCGGAAAGCACGCATTTGCTGGCATGGAATGTCCCTCCGAAGGATCTCAAGCAAATCCCAGAGCATTGGCTAACCTACGAGGAGCCCGAAGCTTCCCTCCACTATCTCCTGGGGCTCGTCTACATCATGTTCACCGTGGCTGCACTCACGGGCAATGGGCTAGTTCTCTGGGTCTTTGGATCAGCACCCAGTTTGCGTACTCCATCGAATGTTTTTGTCGTAAATTTGGCTCTGTGTGACTTTATGATGATGCTAAAAGCGCCCATCTTCATCTACAACTCCTTCAATCGCGGATTCGCAACGGGAGTGCTGGGATGTCAGATTTTTGCAGCAATGGGATCACTTTCGGGCATTGGAGCAGGGATGACGAATGCCTGCATCGCGTATGATCGCTTCAATGTCATCACAAGACCATTTCATGCCAAAATGACGCGCCTCAAAGCCATTCTCATTGTCCTCCTCGTATGGGGGTACACAATTCCGTGGACTGTTTTGCCCCTCATGGAGCTCTGGGGGAGATTTGTtccag AGGGCTACCTAACATCATGCTCCTTTGACTATCTCACCGATACGTTCGACAATCACCTCTTTGTGGGCGCCATCTTTGTTTGCAGCTACATGATCCCCATGTCAATGATAATCTATTTCTACAGTCAGATTGTGAGTCATGTGGTGAATCACGAGAAAACCTTGAGGGAGCAAGCACGCAAGATGAACGTGGATTCCCTGCGAAGCAACACAACAGCATCGAATCAAACGGCTGAAATTCGAATTGCAAAGGCCGCCATTACTATTTGTTTCCTCTTTGTTGCCTCTTGGACACCATACGGTGTAATGGCGCTCATTGGAGCCTTTGGGGATAAGCGCTTACTAACGCCAGGGGTGACAATGATCCCTGCGTGCTGCTGCAAACTCGTTGCGTGCATTGATCCGTGGATTTATGCAATAAGTCATCCAAAGTATCGACTTGAGCTGCAGCGGAAACTCCCGTGGTTGGCAATTCATGAGAAGGAAATTTCAGACTCAGCTTCTGTGACTTCTGTGGCCACCACAGAAGTTACCCAGAATGCGGAGCAAGTTAACACAACGACAACGTAG
- the LOC129793563 gene encoding E3 ubiquitin-protein ligase sina-like: MSGKLPIPKRREAALNASSSSNSSLSSADGMSADLASLFECPVCFDYVLPPILQCQSGHLVCSNCRSKLTCCPTCRGSLGNIRNLAMEKVASNVKFPCKHSSYGCNASLIYTDKTEHEDACEFRPYLCPCPGASCKWQGALELVMPHLMMSHKSITTLQGEDIVFLATDINLPGAVDWVMMQSCFNQHFMLVLEKQEKFDGHQQFFAIVQLIGSRKEAENYAYRLELNGHRRRLTWEAMPRSIHEGVASAILNSDCLVFDTSIAQLFADNGNLGINVTISCV; encoded by the exons ATGTCCGGGAAATTGCCCATTCCGAAGCGTCGGGAAGCAGCCCTGAATGCTTCCTCGTCCTCCAATTCGAGTCTCTCATCTGCAGACGGGATGTCCGCTGATTTGGCATCACTGTTTGAGTGTCCTGTGTGCTTTGACTATGTCCTGCCACCGATACTGCAGTGCCAGAGTGGGCATCTCGTCTGCAGCAATTGTCGCTCCAAGCTCACATGTTGCCCCACCTGTCGTGGTTCCCTGGGCAATATACGGAACCTTGCAATGGAAAAG GTTgcgtccaacgtgaaattCCCCTGCAAACACAGCAGCTACGGCTGCAATGCATCACTCATCTACACAGATAAGACGGAACATGAGGATGCATGTGAATTCCGGCCGTACCTCTGCCCCTGCCCGGGGGCATCGTGCAAATGGCAAGGTGCCCTGGAGCTCGTCATGCCGCACCTCATGATGTCCCACAAGAGCATCACAACACTCCAAGGGGAGGACATTGTCTTCCTTGCGACGGACATTAATCTCCCCGGGGCCGTGGATTGGGTCATGATGCAATCCTGCTTCAATCAGCACTTTATGCTGGTGCTGGAGAAGCAGGAAAAATTCGATGGGCACCAGCAGTTCTTTGCCATTGTCCAGCTGATTGGATCACGCAAGGAGGCCGAGAACTACGCCTACCGCCTCGAGCTCAATGGGCACCGTCGACGACTCACGTGGGAAGCAATGCCGCGCTCCATTCACGAGGGGGTGGCATCGGCCATCCTCAATTCGGACTGCCTGGTGTTCGATACGTCCATTGCGCAGCTCTTTGCAGACAATGGCAATCTCGGCATTAACGTTACGATCTCCTGCGTCTGA
- the LOC129793567 gene encoding uncharacterized protein LOC129793567 has product MGRKNRHALIQNAKAGKAKAGEGSAKTSLNKTKKAKNVFKVATKKKDKAKKAASNINKGKAGKKEAMQKKSEKLNETLKDLHKDMVVKKKPTPKASPAKGRKGAKKPTKTKDVEAGISKMDV; this is encoded by the exons ATGGGACGGAAGAATAGGCACGCCCTGATTCAGAATGCAAAGGCGGGCAAGGCAAAGGCAGGAGAGGGATCAGCAAAAACATCCCTCAATAAGactaaaaaggcaaaaaatgtCTTCAAAGTGGCCACAAAGAAGAAGGACAAGGCAAAGAAGGCAGCTAGCAATATCAATAAG GGTAAAGCCGGGAAGAAGGAGGCAATGCAGAAAAAGTCCGAGAAGCTAAATGAAACGCTAAAAGACCTCCACAAGGATATGGTGGTGAAGAAGAAGCCCACACCAAAGGCGAGCCCCGCCAAGGGGCGCAAAGGCGCCAAAAAGCCAACAAAGACGAAGGATGTGGAGGCTGGAATCTCCAAAATGGACGTCTAG
- the LOC129793565 gene encoding tRNA (guanine(37)-N1)-methyltransferase yields the protein MLEKSSWRKTLRIIWISIRTKRYARMTDCGDFVPAKARGMTILDRSVFQQTVCVPQLTIEAAHLAKVLPILRKKLLKLEHLRPVSGQDPKTILLHPGHVKSWEDVKALEEVKILPGALNFREIVVSYENFKSDDIFRAVLPDGQENLSSFSRIGHIVHVNLKEHLLPYRRLIGEVFLDKIPNCRAVVNKIQTIDSKFRNFQMELLAGEEDYKVEVRENGCVFEFDFAKVYWNPRLASEHERIVKSLKPGDHFCDVFAGVGPFSVPAARKCHVLANDLNPDSFQWLQHNAKRNKVEKSLKAFNRDGREFIRKELKEHLMEFWKLNDPEKTFVIAMNLPAMAVEFLDTFPGLFADHPEVQTPGRSLPVVHVYTFVKGGPAEDARKAAEANLGQEITNFDGVSFVRNVAPNKDMFRVTFHLTDDILFTRKAPKRPTEAPHGETAAKILCRDDQ from the coding sequence ATGCTTGAGAAATCCTCGTGGAGGAAGACCCTGCGAATCATTTGGATTTCAATAAGAACAAAACGCTACGCCCGGATGACGGATTGTGGGGATTTTGTGCCTGCAAAAGCACGTGGGATGACAATTCTGGACAGAAGTGTCTTCCAGCAGACAGTTTGTGTTCCCCAGTTGACCATTGAAGCTGCCCACTTGGCAAAAGTACTCccaattttgaggaaaaaactACTAAAACTCGAGCATTTGCGTCCAGTTTCTGGGCAAGATCCCAAGACTATCCTCCTTCATCCAGGGCATGTGAAATCCTGGGAGGATGTGAAAGCACTGGAAGAAGTGAAAATCCTCCCGGGAGCACTAAACTTCCGGGAAATTGTAGTTTCCTATGAGAATTTCAAGTCAGACGATATTTTTCGGGCTGTTCTTCCGGATGGGCAGGAGAATCTCTCATCCTTCTCACGCATTGGACATATTGTGCATGTAAATCTCAAGGAGCACCTTCTCCCCTATCGCCGGCTCATTGGGGAGGTTTTCCTGGACAAAATTCCCAATTGCCGGGCAGTTGTGAATAAGATTCAGACAATTGACAGCAAATTCCGGAACTTCCAGATGGAATTGCTAGCCGGTGAGGAGGATTACAAGGTGGAAGTGCGTGAGAATGGGTGTGTGTTTGAGTTTGATTTCGCAAAGGTTTACTGGAATCCCCGGCTGGCCAGTGAGCATGAGAGAATTGTTAAATCCCTAAAGCCTGGAGATCATTTCTGTGACGTATTCGCCGGTGTGGGGCCTTTTAGTGTTCCAGCAGCGCGGAAATGTCACGTTCTGGCGAATGATCTCAATCCTGACAGCTTCCAATGGCTTCAGCACAATGCCAAGAGGAATAAAGTTGAGAAATCCCTGAAAGCTTTCAACAGAGATGGCAGGGAATTCATCCGGAAGGAATTGAAGGAACATTTAATGGAGTTCTGGAAGCTCAATGATCCCGAGAAAACCTTTGTGATTGCCATGAATCTCCCAGCTATGGCTGTGGAATTCCTGGACACCTTCCCGGGGCTCTTTGCTGATCATCCTGAAGTGCAAACTCCCGGAAGATCCCTCCCTGTCGTCCATGTGTACACATTTGTCAAAGGAGGCCCCGCAGAGGATGCCCGGAAGGCTGCAGAAGCAAATCTCGGGCAGGAAATTACAAACTTCGACGGGGTGTCCTTTGTGAGGAATGTAGCGCCCAATAAGGACATGTTTAGGGTTACTTTCCACCTCACAGATGACATCCTCTTCACCCGGAAAGCCCCAAAACGCCCCACAGAAGCTCCACATGGGGAGACAGCAGCAAAAATTCTCTGTAGAGATGACCAATAA
- the LOC129793566 gene encoding ubiquitin carboxyl-terminal hydrolase isozyme L5: MGESAGNWCLIESDPGVFTELIKEFGVTGAQVEELYCLDSEQFKNLHPVHGLIFLFKWVQDDEPAGSVVEEGDSRQWNIFFAKQVINNACATQAILSILLNCTHPDITLGTTLSNFKEFCSSFDPYNKGLTLSNAAEIRSVHNSFARQTLFELDSKTPNKDEDVFHFVGYVPIDGTLYELDGLKDGPIDLGSVGPGQDWLDVVKPIIEKRMQKYSEGEIHFNLMAIVSDRQMIYSREIDRLMNLPDTEIDMEARQSEITRLRMLIEDDIGKKNRYRVENIRRKHNYLPLIVELLKMLAQKGQLMPLYEKAKQRAAEKEATKTSS; encoded by the exons ATGGGTGAAAGTGCTGGAAATTGGTGTCTCATTGAGAGTGATCCGGGAGTTTTTACAGAATTAATAAAGGAATTCG gAGTCACCGGAGCTCAAGTTGAGGAGCTTTACTGCCTGGATTCGGAGCAATTTAAGAATCTCCATCCGGTGCATGGGTTGATCTTCTTGTTCAAGTGGGTGCAGGATGATGAACCAGCTGGTTCCGTGGTGGAGGAGGGTGACAGTCGtcagtggaatattttcttcgcAAAGCAGGTGATCAACAATGCCTGTGCTACTCAGGCAATTCTCAGCATTCTCCTGAACTGTACCCATCCGGATATAACGTTGGGTACAACGTTGAGCAACTTCAAGGAGTTCTGCAGTAGCTTCGACCCGTACAACAAGGGCCTAACGCTGAGTAATGCTGCTGAGATTCGCTCCGTGCACAATTCCTTCGCCCGGCAGACCCTCTTTGAGCTGGACTCCAAGACCCCCAATAAGGATGAGGATGTCTTCCATTTTGTCGGCTATGTGCCCATCGATGGAACACTGTATGAGCTTGATGGGCTCAAAGATGGCCCCATTGATTTGGGAAGCGTTGGCCCGGGGCAGGATTGGCTGGATGTGGTGAAGCCAATCATTGAGAAGCGCATGCAGAAGTACAGCGAGGGAGAGATTCATTTCAACCTCATGGCCATTGTGTCGGATCGTCAGATGATCTATAGCCGTGAAATTGATCGGCTGATGAATCTCCCGGACACGGAGATTGACATGGAGGCGCGTCAGAGTGAGATTACACGCCTCCGGATGCTGATTGAGGATGACATTGGGAAGAAGAATCGCTACCGTGTGGAGAATATCCGGCGGAAGCACAACTACCTGCCGCTCATTGTGGAGCTCCTGAAGATGTTGGCGCAAAAGGGCCAGCTGATGCCGCTCTATGAGAAAGCCAAACAGCGAGCTGCTGAAAAGGAGGCCACCAAGACATCCTCCTAA